From one Stigmatopora nigra isolate UIUO_SnigA chromosome 8, RoL_Snig_1.1, whole genome shotgun sequence genomic stretch:
- the LOC144200889 gene encoding SPRY domain-containing SOCS box protein 4-like, which yields MGQKIAVSIKTEDVPGVPSFRPLQHDLEGSDFCRPPRLDLLLDMPSASPETQLCHAWNPDDRSLNVFVKEDEKLTFHRHPVAQSTDCIRGKMGYTKGLHVWEIHWPARQRGTHAVVGVATIEAPLHSVGYTALVGSDTESWGWDLGRNRLYHDEKNRPDSSTAPTYPSFLESDESFVLPDTLAVILDSDEGSLSFMVDGQYLGVAFRGLKGKSLYPIVSAVWGHCEVTIHYVNGLDPEPLPLVDLCRRVARLTLGRERIRHIDMLPLPQTMKNYLQYQ from the exons ATGGGCCAGAAGATAGCAGTGAGCATTAAGACAGAGGATGTACCTGGAGTGCCTTCATTCAGGCCATTGCAACATGACTTGGAAGGATCCGATTTCTGCCGACCACCTAGACTGGATTTATTGCTGGATATGCCTTCAGCCAGTCCTGAGACTCAGCTATGCCATGCCTGGAACCCTGATGATCGGTCTCTAAATGTCTTTGTTAAAGAAGACGAGAAGCTGACATTCCACCGACACCCTGTAGCACAGAGTACAGACTGTATCCGAGGCAAAATGGGTTACACCAAGGGTCTCCATGTGTGGGAAATTCATTGGCCAGCTCGACAGAGAGGGACCCATGCTGTTGTTGGAGTGGCCACGATTGAAGCGCCTTTACATTCAGTGGGGTACACTGCTTTAGTGGGATCAGATACAGAGTCCTGGGGCTGGGACCTGGGTCGAAACAGACTGTACCACGATGAAAAAAATCGTCCGGATTCTTCGACAGCGCCCACATACCCCAGTTTCCTCGAGTCAGATGAATCATTTGTTCTGCCGGACACCCTGGCAGTAATACTTGATTCGGATGAGGGCTCACTGAGCTTCATGGTAGATGGACAGTATCTGGGAGTGGCGTTTCGTGGCTTAAAAGGCAAGAGTCTGTATCCCATCGTCAGCGCCGTGTGGGGACACTGTGAAGTGACTATTCACTACGTCAACGGACTAGATC CGGAACCCCTCCCCCTTGTGGATTTATGCAGAAGAGTGGCTCGCCTGACTTTGGGAAGAGAGCGTATACGTCACATTGACATGCTGCCGCTGCCTCAAACTATGAAGAACTACCTCCAATACCAGTGA